Proteins from a single region of Chlorocebus sabaeus isolate Y175 chromosome 25, mChlSab1.0.hap1, whole genome shotgun sequence:
- the LOC103218705 gene encoding RNA-binding protein with serine-rich domain 1-like isoform X1 gives MAPSPTKRKDRSDEKSKDRSKDKGGTKESSEKDRGRDKTRKRRSASSGSSSTRSRSSSTSSSGSSTSTGSSSGSSSSSASSRSGSSSTSRSSSSSRSSGSPSPSRRRHDNRRRSRSKSKPPKRDEKERKRRSPSPKPTKVHIGRLTRNVTKDHIMEIFSTYGKIKMIDMPVERMHPHLSKGYAYVEFENPDEAEKALKHMDGGQIDGQEITATAVLAPWPRPPPRRFSPPRRMLPPPPMWRRSPPRMRRRSRSPRRRSPVRWRSRSPGRRRHRSRSSSNSSR, from the coding sequence ATGGCTCCTTCACCCACCAAACGCAAGGACCGCTCAGATGAGAAGTCCAAGGATCGCTCAAAAGATAAAGGGGGCACCAAGGAGTCAAGTGAGAAGGATCGCGGCAGGGACAAAACCCGAAAGAGGCGCAGTGCTTCCAGTGGTAGCAGCAGTACCAGATCTCGGTCCAGCTCGACTTCCAGCTCAGGCTCCAGCACCAGCACTGGCTCAAGCAGTGGCTCCAGCTCTTCCTCAGCATCCAGCCGCTCAGGAAGCTCCAGCACCTCccgcagctccagctccagcaggTCTTCCGGCTCTCCAAGTCCTTCTCGGCGCAGACACGACAACAGGAGGCGCTCCCGCTCCAAATCCAAACCACCtaaaagagatgaaaaggagaggaaaaggcgGAGCCCATCTCCTAAGCCCACCAAAGTGCATATTGGGAGACTCACCAGGAATGTGACAAAGGATCACATCATGGAGATATTTTCCACCTAtgggaaaattaaaatgattgacATGCCCGTGGAAAGGATGCATCCCCATCTGTCCAAAGGCTATGCATACGTAGAGTTTGAGAATCCAGATGAAGCTGAGAAGGCGCTGAAGCACATGGATGGAGGACAAATCGATGGCCAGGAGATCACTGCTACTGCCGTGCTGGCCCCCTGGCCTAGGCCACCCCCCAGGAGATTTAGCCCTCCCAGGAGAATGTTGCCACCACCACCCATGTGGCGCAGGTCTCCGCCACGGATGAGGAGAAGGTCCCGCTCCCCGAGGCGCAGGTCCCCTGTGCGCTGGAGATCACGCTCCCCGGGACGCCGCCGCCACAGGAGCCGCTCCAGCTCCAACTCCTCCCGATAA
- the LOC103218705 gene encoding uncharacterized protein isoform X2 has translation MAPSPTKRKDRSDEKSKDRSKDKGGTKESSEKDRGRDKTRKRRSASSGSSSTRSRSSSTSSSGSSTSTGSSSGSSSSSASSRSGSSSTSRSSSSSRSSGSPSPSRRRHDNRRRSRSKSKPPKRDEKERKRRSPSPKPTKVHIGRLTRNVTKDHIMEIFSTYGKIKMIDMPVERMHPHLSKGYAYVEFENPDEAEKALKHMDGGQIDGPAPRGAGPLCAGDHAPRDAAATGAAPAPTPPDKQATEALTPVTYAPPSSVLSLF, from the exons ATGGCTCCTTCACCCACCAAACGCAAGGACCGCTCAGATGAGAAGTCCAAGGATCGCTCAAAAGATAAAGGGGGCACCAAGGAGTCAAGTGAGAAGGATCGCGGCAGGGACAAAACCCGAAAGAGGCGCAGTGCTTCCAGTGGTAGCAGCAGTACCAGATCTCGGTCCAGCTCGACTTCCAGCTCAGGCTCCAGCACCAGCACTGGCTCAAGCAGTGGCTCCAGCTCTTCCTCAGCATCCAGCCGCTCAGGAAGCTCCAGCACCTCccgcagctccagctccagcaggTCTTCCGGCTCTCCAAGTCCTTCTCGGCGCAGACACGACAACAGGAGGCGCTCCCGCTCCAAATCCAAACCACCtaaaagagatgaaaaggagaggaaaaggcgGAGCCCATCTCCTAAGCCCACCAAAGTGCATATTGGGAGACTCACCAGGAATGTGACAAAGGATCACATCATGGAGATATTTTCCACCTAtgggaaaattaaaatgattgacATGCCCGTGGAAAGGATGCATCCCCATCTGTCCAAAGGCTATGCATACGTAGAGTTTGAGAATCCAGATGAAGCTGAGAAGGCGCTGAAGCACATGGATGGAGGACAAATCGATG GTCCCGCTCCCCGAGGCGCAGGTCCCCTGTGCGCTGGAGATCACGCTCCCCGGGACGCCGCCGCCACAGGAGCCGCTCCAGCTCCAACTCCTCCCGATAAACAGGCCACTGAAGCTCTCACCCCTGTAACTTATGCCCCACCCAGCTCAGTTTTGTCACTTTTCTAG